One genomic window of Magnolia sinica isolate HGM2019 unplaced genomic scaffold, MsV1 ctg293, whole genome shotgun sequence includes the following:
- the LOC131236212 gene encoding uncharacterized protein LOC131236212, translating into MTEFSESINDSCLIDAGYTGSIFTWCNNRSGRGRRWVRLDRMLVNARWLTSLPKFKVDHLSTAYSDHSPIIMSFTDDTANFPQPFLFQRMWTTHEDLKRLVREAWKTEVVAAPMFKVFIKMKLLKRTLKEWNRSIFGDVHYNVQKAKDKLSRAETSLLSSNSEADLVQLKLTQESLKLAQLQEELFWKQKSRIRWFHEGDRNTKFFHDSVKDKSRRLGIARIKTPSGEILETREGNGRVAEVYFKDLFSAQDRTNNEALLSCIPSIVSEQMNTDLMRPLMIDEVKAATLSIPIDSAPGPDKFGGAFFSSCWDIIGNDIYEAVTDFFSGGPLPRAFQCTHICLIPKKPNSETMADYHPISLCNAIMKIFSKIVASRMASILPSIISEEQGAFVKGRYIAENISIAREVAHDLD; encoded by the coding sequence ATGACTGAGTTCAGTGAGTCCATCAATGACTCTTGTCTCATCGATGCAGGATACACTGGCTCCATTTTCACTTGGTGCAACAACAGATCGGGTAGGGGGCGAAGATGGGTCAGACTTGATAGAATGCTTGTAAATGCTAGGTGGTTGACCTCGCTCCCTAAGTTCAAAGTCGACCACCTATCAACGGCCTATTCGGACCACTCCCCAATCATCATGAGTTTTACGGATGACACAGCCAATTTCCCCCAGCCTTTCCTCTTTCAACGTATGTGGACCACCCATGAAGACCTCAAGAGGCTTGTAAGGGAAGCCTGGAAAACTGAGGTGGTAGCTGCCCCAATGTTCAAAGTCTTCATCAAGATGAAGCTTCTAAAGAGGACCCTTAAAGAATGGAACAGATCAATTTTTGGTGATGTGCACTATAATGTGCAAAAGGCAAAGGACAAGCTATCTAGAGCTGAAACGTCCCTCCTTTCCTCCAACTCTGAAGCTGATTTGGTGCAACTAAAATTAACCCAAGAGAGTCTCAAGTTAGCCCAACTTCAGGAAGAACTTTTTTGGAAGCAGAAGTCAAGGATAAGATGGTTTCATGAAGGGGACAGGAATACCAAGTTCTTCCATGATTCGGTGAAGGACAAAAGCAGAAGATTGGGAATTGCAAGGATCAAAACTCCCTCGGGAGAGATCCTCGAAACTCGAGAAGGCAATGGAAGGGTGGCAGAGGTCTACTTTAAGGACCTCTTTTCTGCTCAAGATAGGACAAATAATGAGGCCCTCCTATCGTGCATCCCATCCATTGTCTCCGAGCAGATGAATACGGACCTAATGAGGCCTTTAATGATTGATGAGGTGAAAGCTGCGACTTTATCCATTCCGATAGATAGCGCTCCCGGACCTGACAAATTTGGAGGAGCTTTTTTCTCCTCATGTTGGGATATCATTGGCAACGATATATACGAGGCGGTGACGGATTTTTTCTCCGGTGGTCCCTTGCCCAGAGCCTTCCAATGCACCCACATTTGCCTTATTCCAAAGAAGCCTAACTCAGAAACTATGGCTGATTACCATCCCATCAGCCTATGTAATGCCATTATGAAGATTTTCTCGAAGATTGTTGCTTCTAGAATGGCTTCTATCCTGCCGTCAATAATCTCTGAAGAACAAGGGGCTTTTGTTAAGGGGAGATATATTGCGGAGAACATCTCAATTGCGAGGGAAGTGGCCCACGACTTGGACTGA